The DNA segment CATCGCCTCCTCTCTGTCTTTCTCAGTCTTGACCAAGAACGTGTTCTTGAGATGGAACATGACGAGAGGTTTCAGCATAAGTATCTCTCCAGCTACACCTGCCCAACCGTCAACCATTATGTAAGTGATGAAGAAAGTTGCCTTCATCGGTATAGCCACACCGATAGTTTTGGGGATTTGGTTTGGGGACTGGTTGAGGAAAGCGCTGAGCTGTTCAAACGCAGCTCCGGTGATGACGCTGGCGAGAAAGACGTTGACGAAGTTGAAGATGTAGTACCTAGACGCCGAGCGTCTCTCTAAGGAAGAGATAGATGTGAAGCCTTCGAACTTGGACATGATCATGAGGATGGATGGGAGGAAGATGAGGAAGAGCTTCAGCGCTATACCAGGTAGAAAGCCTTGTATCACTGACTTCATGAACTTACTGCATAATAAGAATCAAACCAAAGTCAGTTCAAAAATGTTTTCGTTTCATATGAAGTCAAGAAGAGAGACTCACTCTTCTACAATAACCTTCAAGAACGGTGCAGCTTTGACAATCCCTTCGATGGTAGCGAGAGACTGAACAAAGGCGATtgggatgatgaagaagaaggttaGGAAGAAGAAGGCAACGTGCATTAACAGTCTTCTAACGGTCAGAGAAACGTATGGGATAGCGAGGTTTGGCCAGTAGACATCACGAGGCTCTGGAGCCCATTCGGTTAGCCATTGGGTGGGGTTTCTGGTCTGTTGGGTCTGAGCGCAGACAGCAGCAGCCCAGCGAGTTTTGAAGGAGACGAAAGATGCTGGCATGATGGACTTGGGGTCTTTCACcacttcctctctctctttagCTATCTCTTTTGATATTTTGTCAACTTCAGCGATGTAGTGCTCGATTGCATCCACTTTTTGTCCCCAAAGCCCAAGGAAGCCAAGCTGGTTTGATGTAAAGGATCAGATTTAAAGGAATCAGAAACTAAAACTAATTTCGTTTAAAGTACCTTCACCATGAGTCTCTGAGAGTTGTTTCTAGCATATTTGAGCTGGTAATAGTCAAGCCAGTTCtgcatctttttcttctttttcaccAAATCTGCTAGCTTGTTTGCATTGCATACAACCTACATATTGTTTTCCACAAAAGGTAAGAAGAACCCATGAAGGTACTTAACAGATTCAAATTACAAACTTCTGAGATATATACCTGATTAGTCAGGTAGTGATCAGGGTGATTGACAAGGAAGAAATGCTCCACAAGTTCACTAACAGACTCATCTGCATCCGGAGGTACATTTCTGACAAGAACCTATCATAAATCCCAAGATTCAAGTTTAGTGATTCAAGTTTAAACCAAGGGGGGAAAGAAAAGAGTCTTTACAGTAAACTGGTCAGGTCGACGAGCTTCTGATGCAACAAACTGGAGCCTCATGTTCGCAATGGTCTCATACTCTTTCATCAACACATAACAAGTCCAGATGGTAAATGCATATGCCATCACTATATGTGTCCAAAACctggtaaaaaaaaacaacaacaaaaagtcaATACAATGTATCCCAAAACTCAAACATTTTTAAACAGATGGTAAAGGTTCTGAACCCACCTCATTGAATACTCTGGGATATTCGAAACAGACAGTTTATCAATATCGCTCGACGTTACATTCCTTAGCTGCCTAGCCAACTCCAACGTGTTGTTAGTCCAGTTAACCGGCACAAGAACCGCCCACGCAAGCACTGCTATTGGAACAAAGATCTTAAGCCTACACACACAAATCAACAACAcaacagattcaagaagaggaggagaaacTTAAGTACTAAAACCACAAAGGTTCAAGCCCTTTACCCGAGCCAGTAAATCCTGAGATACACAACAGAATCCAAACCAGCGTGATCAATCAACTCAGGCTCAGGCATCTTGAGAGCCTCAGGCATCCAGTTCAAGAACTTCAAGTACGCCCTGAAGTCAAGGTTGACAAAGCGCTGCACAAAGGCGCCACCGCGAGAAGGGCTGCTTCTCAGCCCCTTGAGGTACCATTTGGAGAAGTAGACTCTGTCGTTAAAGGGCTGGAGCCTCAGAACCGCAAAGATTATGAAGAAAATGAACGCACTTAGGATGTTTATCCCAGCTGATACACCAATATCCGAAAGTGTCGCCATTTATTATAGTATTGCCTAAGGACTCAACCTGTGAACAATACAAAGA comes from the Brassica rapa cultivar Chiifu-401-42 chromosome A01, CAAS_Brap_v3.01, whole genome shotgun sequence genome and includes:
- the LOC103859757 gene encoding calcium permeable stress-gated cation channel 1 gives rise to the protein MATLSDIGVSAGINILSAFIFFIIFAVLRLQPFNDRVYFSKWYLKGLRSSPSRGGAFVQRFVNLDFRAYLKFLNWMPEALKMPEPELIDHAGLDSVVYLRIYWLGLKIFVPIAVLAWAVLVPVNWTNNTLELARQLRNVTSSDIDKLSVSNIPEYSMRFWTHIVMAYAFTIWTCYVLMKEYETIANMRLQFVASEARRPDQFTVLVRNVPPDADESVSELVEHFFLVNHPDHYLTNQVVCNANKLADLVKKKKKMQNWLDYYQLKYARNNSQRLMVKLGFLGLWGQKVDAIEHYIAEVDKISKEIAKEREEVVKDPKSIMPASFVSFKTRWAAAVCAQTQQTRNPTQWLTEWAPEPRDVYWPNLAIPYVSLTVRRLLMHVAFFFLTFFFIIPIAFVQSLATIEGIVKAAPFLKVIVEDKFMKSVIQGFLPGIALKLFLIFLPSILMIMSKFEGFTSISSLERRSASRYYIFNFVNVFLASVITGAAFEQLSAFLNQSPNQIPKTIGVAIPMKATFFITYIMVDGWAGVAGEILMLKPLVMFHLKNTFLVKTEKDREEAMDPGSIGFNTGEPRIQLYFLLGLVYAPVTPMLLPFILVFFALAYIVYRHQIINVYNQEYESAAAFWPDVHGRVISALIISQLLLMGLLGTKHAALAAPFLIALPVLTIGFHHFCKGRYEPAFVRYPLQEAKMKDTLENAREPNLNLRGYLQSAYVHPVFRGDEDDDDYDDDKLGKFEEEAIIVPTKRQSRRNTPAHSRISGESPPFSGKV